One region of Limnospira fusiformis SAG 85.79 genomic DNA includes:
- the ntcA gene encoding global nitrogen regulator NtcA: MTYDRPLASVFRQIGGGAFPPVVESFDRGKTIFFPGDPAERVYVLIKGAVKLSRVYEAGEEITVALLRENSVFGVLSLITGHKSDRFYHAVAFTQVELLSVPIEQVEKALKSDPELSMVMLRGLSSRILQTEMMIETLAHRDMGSRLVSFLLILCRDFGVPGRDGIRIDLKLSHQAIAEAIGSTRVTVTRLLGDLREKNMISIYKKKITVHNPVTLSQQFT; this comes from the coding sequence GTGACGTATGATAGACCGTTAGCATCAGTGTTCCGTCAAATTGGTGGCGGAGCGTTTCCCCCTGTGGTGGAGAGTTTTGACCGTGGTAAAACTATATTTTTCCCCGGTGATCCAGCCGAGCGGGTTTATGTCTTAATTAAGGGAGCCGTGAAGCTGTCTCGGGTTTATGAGGCGGGAGAGGAAATCACTGTGGCTCTACTTAGGGAAAATAGTGTCTTTGGTGTCCTCTCGCTGATTACGGGTCATAAGTCTGATCGGTTTTACCATGCGGTGGCTTTTACCCAGGTGGAATTGCTTTCTGTTCCCATTGAACAGGTGGAAAAGGCTCTGAAAAGTGATCCCGAATTGTCTATGGTGATGTTGCGGGGTCTGTCGTCTCGCATTCTGCAAACGGAGATGATGATCGAAACTTTGGCGCATCGGGATATGGGATCGCGATTGGTCAGTTTTTTATTGATTTTGTGTCGAGATTTTGGGGTTCCCGGTCGAGATGGGATTCGTATTGATCTCAAATTGTCCCATCAGGCGATCGCTGAAGCTATTGGCTCAACGCGAGTGACTGTAACTCGACTTTTGGGAGACTTACGAGAGAAAAATATGATCTCCATTTATAAAAAGAAAATTACTGTTCATAATCCTGTTACCCTCAGCCAACAATTTACTTGA
- a CDS encoding M23 family metallopeptidase codes for MKIIIQQNTVLKQKPVQAHELTSADKISIYSGNQYEITDYKAAGYGHLEIKFRPPHPGQRETWYIFAPHVQIIDDKIGSINQPVNINTPADINSPASSPKPASTVSSSWKWPMRGTSMGPRTEFGYARGRLHAGVDIGGYTPDECYAASNGVVEYVKNNTSGADGRSIHIRRPDGWEHRYLHLRSIRVKVNDNVSQGQLIGIRGGSGFGYEGREIDGGGYSIHLHFEIRRPDGTPVDPRLFLPNDGSVPIVG; via the coding sequence ATGAAAATTATCATACAACAGAACACCGTCTTAAAACAGAAACCTGTGCAAGCCCATGAACTAACTTCCGCCGATAAAATTTCTATCTATTCTGGCAACCAATACGAAATTACCGACTATAAAGCAGCCGGATATGGACACTTAGAAATTAAATTTAGACCTCCCCATCCTGGACAACGGGAAACCTGGTATATATTCGCCCCTCACGTTCAAATTATAGATGATAAAATAGGCAGCATTAATCAGCCGGTAAACATTAATACTCCCGCAGATATTAACAGCCCAGCCAGCAGTCCCAAACCAGCATCTACTGTTTCCAGTAGTTGGAAATGGCCGATGCGCGGCACTAGCATGGGACCCAGAACTGAGTTTGGTTATGCGAGGGGAAGACTTCATGCTGGGGTTGATATTGGCGGATATACTCCTGATGAATGTTATGCTGCTAGTAATGGGGTGGTGGAGTATGTAAAAAATAATACCAGCGGCGCAGATGGTCGGTCTATTCATATTCGCCGCCCTGATGGTTGGGAACACCGATATTTGCATTTACGGTCAATTAGAGTCAAGGTAAATGATAACGTTTCCCAAGGACAATTAATCGGTATTAGAGGCGGTTCTGGTTTTGGGTACGAAGGACGAGAAATTGATGGCGGCGGCTATTCTATCCATCTCCATTTTGAAATTCGCCGACCTGACGGAACTCCGGTAGACCCCCGCCTATTTCTTCCTAATGATGGTAGTGTCCCTATTGTCGGATGA
- the fabI gene encoding enoyl-ACP reductase FabI — protein sequence MLDLNGKNALVTGIANERSIAWGIAQQLHSCGANLGVTYLPDDKGRFEKKVRSLVEPLNPSIIMPCNVQDDALVTSLFDTIRDQWGKLDILIHCLAFAGKEELSGDFSTVSREGFTRALDISSYSLVQLSGAAKPLMTSGGSIVTLTYLGGVRVVPNYNVMGIAKAALEMNVRYLAAELGPLGIRVNGISSGPIRTLASSAVGGILDMIHHVEEIAPLKRTVTQTEVGNTAAFLCSDLSSGITGQIIYVDSGYCIMGM from the coding sequence ATGTTGGATTTAAACGGAAAAAACGCACTGGTCACTGGCATTGCTAACGAGCGATCCATCGCTTGGGGTATTGCCCAACAACTCCACTCCTGCGGTGCTAACCTAGGAGTCACCTATCTACCCGATGACAAGGGACGGTTTGAAAAAAAGGTTCGCAGTCTAGTTGAACCACTTAATCCCAGTATCATCATGCCCTGTAATGTTCAGGATGATGCACTGGTAACATCCCTATTTGATACCATCCGAGACCAATGGGGGAAACTCGATATCCTCATCCACTGTCTGGCTTTTGCTGGTAAGGAGGAACTATCGGGAGACTTTAGCACCGTTTCCCGTGAGGGTTTTACTCGCGCCTTGGATATTAGTTCCTACTCCCTGGTACAGTTGAGTGGGGCTGCTAAACCCTTGATGACCTCTGGTGGTAGTATTGTCACCCTCACCTATTTAGGGGGAGTCAGGGTGGTTCCCAATTATAATGTCATGGGAATTGCTAAAGCTGCCCTAGAAATGAATGTCCGTTATTTGGCTGCTGAATTGGGCCCCTTGGGGATTAGGGTTAATGGTATCTCCTCTGGACCGATTCGGACTTTGGCTTCCTCAGCGGTTGGCGGCATTTTAGATATGATTCATCATGTGGAGGAAATTGCCCCCCTCAAGCGGACTGTAACTCAGACTGAAGTGGGAAATACGGCTGCTTTCCTATGCAGTGATCTCTCTAGTGGGATTACTGGCCAGATAATTTATGTCGATTCTGGTTACTGCATCATGGGAATGTAA
- the ctpA gene encoding carboxyl-terminal processing protease CtpA yields MPRRLVSCVLAAFLPIILVWGVVVRPAWALTDEQKLLSESWGIVNRAYVDESFNHQNWWLLREKQIKKPLRNREETYLAIEEMLASLDDPFTRLLRPEQYRSLRVSTSGELTGVGLQIAKEAETGALVVVTPLDGSPADDAGIKPRDRILKIDGLSTDNMTLDEAAAKMRGNPGTEVILTVKSAENQLTKDFTLLRDYITLNPVFYELRKTEDNLAFGYLRLRQFSANATSEVTNGINNLINAGAKGFILDLRNNPGGLLQSGVEIARLWLNQGAIVYTVDRRGSLGGFDSTKSALTDAPLVVLVNGGTASASEILAGALQDNHRALLVGEKTFGKGLIQSLFDLSDGSGLAVTVAHYETPNHTDINKQGIKPDRIVKSPNLMRSQLATEADPQYQEAVDLLRYQM; encoded by the coding sequence ATGCCGAGACGACTGGTTTCTTGTGTCCTCGCCGCCTTCCTACCGATTATCCTAGTTTGGGGAGTAGTTGTGCGACCCGCCTGGGCGCTGACGGATGAACAGAAGCTCCTGAGCGAGAGTTGGGGTATTGTGAACCGCGCCTATGTTGATGAGAGTTTTAATCATCAAAATTGGTGGTTATTGCGGGAAAAACAAATTAAGAAACCTCTCAGAAATCGGGAGGAAACTTATCTGGCTATTGAGGAAATGTTGGCGAGTCTTGATGATCCGTTTACACGATTATTGAGACCGGAACAATATCGCAGTCTCCGAGTTAGTACCTCTGGAGAATTGACGGGAGTGGGGTTACAAATTGCTAAGGAGGCTGAGACGGGGGCGCTGGTGGTGGTGACTCCCCTTGATGGTTCTCCGGCTGATGATGCGGGGATTAAGCCGCGCGATCGCATTCTGAAAATTGATGGTTTATCTACTGATAATATGACCTTGGATGAGGCGGCGGCGAAGATGCGAGGCAACCCCGGAACCGAGGTAATTTTAACTGTAAAATCCGCCGAAAATCAGTTAACTAAGGATTTCACATTACTAAGAGATTACATTACACTAAATCCGGTTTTTTACGAACTGAGAAAAACTGAGGATAATCTGGCTTTTGGTTATCTGCGCCTGCGACAGTTTAGCGCGAATGCGACCAGTGAGGTGACTAATGGGATTAATAACCTCATCAATGCTGGGGCGAAGGGTTTTATTTTGGATTTGCGAAATAACCCCGGTGGACTGCTACAGTCGGGGGTGGAAATTGCTCGGTTGTGGTTAAATCAAGGTGCGATCGTGTATACTGTAGATAGGCGAGGGTCTTTAGGAGGTTTTGATTCTACGAAATCGGCTTTAACTGATGCGCCGTTGGTGGTATTAGTTAATGGTGGTACAGCCAGCGCCAGCGAAATTCTAGCGGGTGCGCTTCAGGACAACCACCGCGCTTTATTAGTGGGTGAAAAAACGTTCGGGAAAGGCTTAATTCAATCCCTATTTGATTTGTCTGATGGTTCGGGGTTAGCGGTGACAGTCGCCCATTATGAAACCCCTAACCATACTGATATTAACAAACAGGGAATTAAGCCCGATCGCATTGTAAAAAGCCCTAATTTAATGCGATCGCAATTAGCAACAGAAGCCGACCCCCAATATCAAGAAGCCGTTGATTTATTGAGGTATCAAATGTAG
- the hisB gene encoding imidazoleglycerol-phosphate dehydratase HisB, with the protein MQTRDRTSTSTTATNPNITDNRIATVKRTTGETDVSVTVNLDGTGSCDVATGVPFLDHMLHQIASHGLLDLEIKAVGDTHIDDHHTNEDVGITLGQALAKATGDRKGIVRFGHFVAPLDEALVQVSLDFSGRPHLSYGLEIPTLRVGNYDTQLVREFFVAVANNSLMTLHIRQLDGINSHHIIEAAFKAFARSLRMALEIDPRRAGTIPSSKGVL; encoded by the coding sequence ATGCAAACTCGCGATCGCACTTCAACTTCCACCACCGCAACTAACCCTAATATCACCGATAACCGCATTGCTACTGTCAAGCGTACTACCGGGGAAACTGATGTTTCTGTGACGGTGAATTTGGACGGTACAGGTAGCTGTGATGTGGCTACCGGAGTGCCTTTTTTAGACCATATGTTGCACCAAATTGCCTCCCACGGTTTATTAGATTTGGAGATTAAAGCCGTCGGAGATACTCATATTGACGATCATCATACTAATGAGGATGTGGGGATTACTTTGGGTCAGGCTTTGGCTAAGGCTACAGGCGATCGCAAAGGAATTGTCCGGTTTGGTCATTTTGTCGCCCCCCTTGATGAAGCCTTAGTCCAAGTATCCCTAGATTTTTCCGGTCGTCCTCACCTCAGTTATGGCTTGGAAATCCCCACTCTCCGGGTAGGAAACTATGATACCCAGTTAGTGCGCGAATTTTTTGTGGCTGTGGCTAATAACAGTTTGATGACCCTTCATATTCGCCAGTTGGACGGGATTAATTCTCACCATATTATTGAAGCCGCATTTAAAGCCTTTGCGCGATCGCTCAGAATGGCCCTAGAAATCGATCCACGTCGTGCGGGTACTATTCCCAGTTCCAAAGGCGTTTTATAA
- a CDS encoding DUF3084 domain-containing protein — protein sequence MTAAVIFVIAILTLGGVIAVVSDRLGTKVGKARLSLFKMRPKKTAAVVTMATGTMLSALTLVILFATSKPLRRGVFTIDQIQDRLNQARRDLTHAQVEKHRVESELIQAQNELQAAVDYLNEINSSLNNAKVEVLEREQELKRAQSRLQNTESELHQLQNQLSQMEAAKTEIEEELDSIEYQLSQVSQQKQDLETEIDQLQVERQDLIDQRERVSAQIEERDRQIADQDMVIAEREERLAELEIAQQQLEQQKANAQRGFQMLREGSVALKRGEILASGLVRISDKNSSIETVNRLLQEANRKALKFVQMGNQSANQDMVVMITKAEVEELIEEINNGGEYVVQIIAAANYLVGEKRVAVYTMAEPNRLLFSSGEVVAGTSLNPATMSSERLQQQLEQLLDASSFRARFVGVVNGSIEMSDDRIDTLIYFIQQLEGYNQTLELQAVAAEDIYTIGPLRLDLFARHNGEVLISTRQPTRKLDDIDWAEVWRW from the coding sequence ATGACCGCTGCTGTTATTTTTGTTATTGCTATTCTAACTCTCGGAGGGGTGATCGCGGTGGTGAGCGATCGCCTCGGGACTAAGGTGGGTAAGGCTCGCCTGAGTTTATTTAAAATGCGCCCCAAAAAAACGGCGGCGGTGGTGACTATGGCTACGGGAACTATGCTTTCCGCCTTGACTCTAGTGATTTTATTCGCGACCAGCAAACCTCTGCGCCGGGGTGTGTTTACTATTGACCAAATTCAGGATAGACTTAACCAAGCTCGGAGGGATTTGACCCATGCTCAGGTGGAAAAACATCGGGTAGAATCAGAGTTAATACAGGCTCAAAATGAACTACAAGCAGCGGTTGATTACTTAAACGAAATTAATTCTTCTCTTAATAATGCTAAGGTAGAAGTTTTGGAACGTGAGCAAGAATTGAAAAGGGCTCAAAGTCGCCTGCAAAATACGGAGAGTGAATTGCATCAACTTCAGAATCAACTCAGCCAAATGGAAGCGGCTAAAACCGAGATTGAGGAGGAACTTGATAGCATAGAATATCAATTAAGTCAAGTATCTCAGCAAAAACAAGATCTAGAAACTGAAATAGATCAACTGCAAGTAGAACGTCAAGATTTAATCGATCAGCGGGAGAGGGTTTCGGCTCAGATAGAAGAGCGCGATCGCCAAATTGCTGACCAAGATATGGTGATTGCTGAACGGGAAGAACGCCTAGCGGAATTGGAAATAGCTCAACAGCAATTGGAACAACAAAAAGCTAATGCCCAACGGGGTTTTCAAATGCTGCGAGAGGGTAGTGTGGCTCTAAAAAGGGGTGAGATTTTGGCGAGTGGATTGGTGAGAATTAGCGATAAAAATAGTTCTATAGAAACGGTAAATAGACTGCTACAAGAAGCGAACAGGAAGGCCCTAAAATTTGTGCAAATGGGTAATCAAAGTGCTAACCAAGATATGGTGGTGATGATTACTAAAGCGGAGGTGGAAGAACTGATTGAGGAAATTAATAATGGTGGAGAGTATGTGGTGCAAATAATCGCGGCTGCTAATTATTTGGTGGGTGAAAAACGGGTGGCGGTTTATACCATGGCGGAACCGAATCGATTGTTATTTAGCAGCGGTGAAGTAGTGGCAGGAACTTCTTTAAATCCGGCTACGATGAGTTCGGAAAGACTGCAACAGCAATTAGAACAGCTTTTAGATGCTTCGAGTTTTAGGGCTCGTTTTGTGGGGGTGGTAAATGGTTCTATAGAAATGAGTGACGATCGCATAGATACTCTGATTTATTTTATTCAGCAGTTGGAGGGGTATAATCAAACCCTGGAACTACAAGCGGTGGCGGCGGAAGATATTTATACTATCGGTCCCCTGCGCTTGGATTTGTTTGCGCGTCATAATGG
- a CDS encoding NAD(P)H-hydrate dehydratase, with product MAGTPNRFQLIQQFAVTAAQMQAIETRIFDAGMPVAALMEKVALNITRHLLSILHSEYTSTPVNLIGVLVGPGHNGGDALVVARELLYRGYRVLLYSPFSKHKPLTADHFRYAASLGIEIVEAIAQLADCDLIIDGMFGFGLERPIQGYLAQIVETVNSWWNKPVFSIDIPSGIHTDTGLVLGTAIRATKTFCLGLWKLAFLREEALPWLGTSELIDFDIPVTDIHAVLGVSPDLRRLTPELARSHLPIPLPQNTHKYKQGHLLIIAGSRRYTGAALLSGLGARASGVGMLSIAVPESIKPLLSFPLPEALIIGCPETDNGAIASIADHINLDSYDAIACGPGLTADNVSVIQTVLNSHRPLVLDADGLNLLAKLDPVTTLSNRQAATILTPHRREFKRLFPQLNHESHTSIEGSREAARLTGAVVILKGARTCIATAESVIINPESTPALARGGSGDVLTGLLGGILAIQSLRSQPPELSAQVAVWWHSLAGIVAASDRTELGVDAFTLTQYLNLKQLLSHFPQFTPNGNIPRYNN from the coding sequence ATGGCAGGCACTCCTAATCGTTTCCAACTTATTCAACAGTTTGCTGTGACCGCTGCCCAAATGCAAGCCATAGAAACTCGCATTTTTGACGCGGGAATGCCTGTGGCAGCTTTAATGGAAAAGGTCGCCCTCAATATTACTCGCCACCTATTGTCGATTTTACACTCTGAGTATACCAGCACACCAGTAAACTTAATTGGGGTTTTGGTGGGACCGGGGCATAATGGGGGTGATGCGTTGGTGGTGGCGCGGGAATTATTATATCGCGGTTATCGCGTCCTGCTATATTCCCCCTTTAGCAAACACAAGCCACTCACCGCAGACCATTTTCGATATGCTGCTAGTTTGGGTATTGAAATTGTAGAGGCGATCGCACAATTAGCAGATTGTGATCTAATTATTGATGGGATGTTTGGCTTTGGCTTAGAACGTCCCATTCAGGGATACTTAGCACAAATAGTCGAAACTGTCAATAGCTGGTGGAATAAGCCCGTTTTTAGCATTGATATCCCATCAGGTATCCATACTGACACAGGATTAGTCCTGGGAACAGCTATTAGAGCAACCAAAACTTTCTGTTTGGGGTTATGGAAATTAGCCTTTTTGCGGGAAGAAGCCTTACCATGGTTGGGAACTTCCGAGTTAATTGATTTTGATATCCCTGTAACTGATATTCATGCTGTCCTGGGGGTGTCTCCCGACCTAAGGCGACTAACTCCGGAATTGGCGAGATCTCATTTACCTATCCCCCTCCCTCAGAATACCCATAAGTATAAACAGGGGCATTTATTAATTATTGCCGGATCGCGTCGTTATACCGGGGCGGCGCTATTATCAGGTCTGGGGGCGCGGGCTAGTGGAGTGGGAATGCTATCAATAGCTGTCCCAGAGTCGATCAAACCCTTATTGAGTTTTCCACTACCGGAAGCCTTGATTATTGGTTGTCCAGAAACGGATAACGGTGCGATCGCCTCTATTGCTGACCATATAAACTTGGATAGTTATGATGCGATCGCCTGTGGTCCCGGTTTAACCGCTGACAATGTATCCGTCATTCAGACAGTATTAAATAGCCATAGACCCCTAGTTTTAGACGCTGATGGCCTGAACCTGTTAGCCAAACTAGACCCCGTGACTACCCTATCTAACCGTCAGGCTGCAACCATTCTCACCCCCCACCGTCGAGAGTTTAAACGCCTGTTTCCCCAGTTAAATCATGAATCACATACCTCTATCGAGGGGAGTAGGGAAGCAGCCCGTTTAACTGGCGCTGTCGTCATTTTAAAGGGCGCAAGAACCTGTATTGCTACCGCTGAGTCAGTAATCATTAACCCAGAAAGTACCCCAGCCCTAGCCCGTGGAGGCAGTGGCGACGTTCTCACTGGCTTGTTAGGGGGGATACTCGCTATTCAGTCTCTACGGTCACAGCCCCCAGAATTAAGCGCCCAAGTCGCTGTTTGGTGGCACTCACTCGCTGGTATAGTGGCAGCAAGCGATCGCACTGAATTGGGAGTTGATGCTTTCACCTTAACTCAGTATCTCAATTTAAAGCAGTTGTTAAGCCATTTCCCCCAGTTTACTCCTAATGGCAATATACCCAGATACAACAACTAA